The DNA sequence CCCGTGTTTTCGATCGCGCGATATCTAGCGGAGGATCAGACCTTGTCCTTCTTGGCCGCGGCGGGCGAGGCGTTCGACCCAGCGGCCATCATCTTCACCAGCTCCTCGCGCACCTTCGGGCCCTTGGCCTTGAACGTGCAGGTGAAACCGGCGCCCTTGATCGCCTTCGCGATCGCCTTCTGGTCCAGCTTCCTGTCGCCGGCGACGTAGGCGGTCCTCGAGTCCAGGTCTACCTTCGCGCAGAGCACGCCCTTCTGCGCCATCGCCGTGGTCTGGATCTTGTCCACGCACGCGCCGCAGTGGGCGGTGGGCACCGCGAAGCTGAATACCGCGTTGTTCGCGCCGAACGTGCACTGCCCCTTGGCCTGCGCGGCCGAACCGGCCGTGCAGCGCGAGCCGCCTGCCGCCTGCTTGGCCGCGCCCTCGGACTTGCCCGTACACGCGCTGCCGCCGGCCCAAGCCGACGCGGCAAGGCTCAATGTGGCCAAAACCGTTGGAACGATCGTAACCCTACGCTTCATGGCGGCTCTCCTTCCGAGAATTCGTGTTTGATCCGGATTAAAGCCTCTACAGTGTACACCGCGCGCGTGGAACGGTATCCAGCTAATTGGAGGCGCTCCGGGCGTGGGTTTTCATGTAGGCCTGGACGCCGTCCGCGAGGCGCTCCGCCACCTTGGACTGGAACTGGGAGTCCTTGAGCATCGCCGCTTCGCGTGGGTTCGAGATGAACGCGGTTTCCACCAGGACCGCGGGAATATCGGGGGCCTTGAGCACAACGAAGCCCGCCTGTTTCACCCCGCGCGTGTTCAACCGGTCCTCGTCCCGGAGGGCGTCGACGAGCTTCTCGGCCAGCTCGCTGCTGCGCCGGATTGTGTCGTTTTGCTTCAAATCGAAGAGGATCCCCAAGAGGTCGTCGCCCGTTTCGGGGGGTACGCCTCCGATCAAGTCGGCCGCGTTCTCCGCCTCGGCGAACGATCGCGAAGCTTCGTCGGTCACGCCCGTGAGCGAGAGGAAATAGACTTCGGTGCCCGTCGCCTCGTGATTCCTGCTGGCGTTGCAGTGGATGCTGATCATGATGTCCGCCTGGTACTTCCGCGCGAGCTCGATCCGTCTCCGCAGCGGGATGAAATAATCCCCGGCGCGGGTGAGAAACGCGCTCACGCCGGGGAGCTGTTCCAGCTCCCACCTCAGCTTCTT is a window from the Candidatus Eisenbacteria bacterium genome containing:
- a CDS encoding heavy-metal-associated domain-containing protein produces the protein MKRRVTIVPTVLATLSLAASAWAGGSACTGKSEGAAKQAAGGSRCTAGSAAQAKGQCTFGANNAVFSFAVPTAHCGACVDKIQTTAMAQKGVLCAKVDLDSRTAYVAGDRKLDQKAIAKAIKGAGFTCTFKAKGPKVREELVKMMAAGSNASPAAAKKDKV
- a CDS encoding N-acetylmuramoyl-L-alanine amidase; the protein is MAVLSLGVGPPAPRNAARTPPRAPRPSPELVRIRFWTAPDHTRLVFDLSGPPPAEPQFRLSGPTSYEVSIPGVRKSLAVTGEFVGDSLVADIFPAVSDSGVVIRIGLKQTTTPLAFVLASGDGVPDRIVIDVPAPPNPQAELKLEQQLSEIKKSKRLIVAIDPGHGGDDSGALGYRRLPEADVVLAIAKKLRWELEQLPGVSAFLTRAGDYFIPLRRRIELARKYQADIMISIHCNASRNHEATGTEVYFLSLTGVTDEASRSFAEAENAADLIGGVPPETGDDLLGILFDLKQNDTIRRSSELAEKLVDALRDEDRLNTRGVKQAGFVVLKAPDIPAVLVETAFISNPREAAMLKDSQFQSKVAERLADGVQAYMKTHARSASN